In Actinomycetes bacterium, a single window of DNA contains:
- a CDS encoding methyltransferase domain-containing protein, giving the protein MDYRAYYRSNVTYVEHDDERLDTIVDIVARRRPAATLDIGCGTGWLARRLGDASGTAVTGVDVLPAVRAEGWTYVVADVTRRLPFADGSFDCVVAGEIIEHVPDPDAVLEELYRVTTPGGTLVVSTPNMVSWANRLLVPMGIQPLGTETSSVVALGRRLRVLGQGNRVQGHLKVFTHRALAEILDRYGFEVTERHGMPAEFPFPVSLVDRFFTRFVPLSSDLLFVANRRASHRPPDAPAQYVATQRRWRSRPVRRSRSERS; this is encoded by the coding sequence GTGGACTACCGCGCCTACTACCGCTCCAACGTCACCTACGTCGAGCACGACGACGAGCGGCTCGACACGATCGTCGACATCGTGGCTCGGCGTCGGCCAGCCGCCACGCTGGACATCGGGTGCGGCACCGGTTGGCTGGCGCGCCGGCTCGGCGACGCCTCGGGAACGGCGGTCACCGGTGTAGACGTGCTGCCGGCCGTCCGGGCCGAGGGCTGGACCTACGTCGTCGCCGACGTCACACGCCGGCTGCCCTTTGCGGACGGCTCGTTCGACTGCGTGGTAGCCGGCGAGATCATCGAGCACGTCCCTGACCCGGACGCGGTGCTCGAGGAGCTCTACCGGGTGACGACGCCCGGCGGCACCCTCGTCGTGTCGACGCCGAACATGGTGTCCTGGGCCAACCGGCTGCTGGTCCCGATGGGCATCCAGCCGCTCGGCACCGAGACCAGCAGCGTGGTGGCCCTGGGCCGGCGGCTCAGGGTGCTGGGTCAGGGCAACCGGGTGCAGGGGCACCTCAAGGTGTTCACCCACCGCGCCCTGGCCGAGATCCTGGACCGTTACGGCTTCGAGGTGACCGAGCGGCACGGCATGCCGGCCGAGTTCCCCTTCCCGGTGTCGCTGGTGGACCGATTCTTCACCCGGTTCGTGCCGCTGTCCTCGGACCTGCTGTTCGTCGCCAACCGGCGGGCCAGCCACCGGCCACCGGAT